A window from Leptospira wolffii serovar Khorat str. Khorat-H2 encodes these proteins:
- a CDS encoding OsmC family protein — MSDVEVNVLSTNENFKTLLKTSKHELIADEPPENGGADLGPSPHEYLLLALGACTDITIRIYAERKKMDLKNVSVKLNLTKGTDHTDIERVVILEGNLTEQERTRLLQVANACPVHKVLSNPIHIDTKLG, encoded by the coding sequence ATGAGCGATGTAGAAGTCAACGTACTGAGTACAAACGAGAATTTCAAGACCCTCCTAAAAACTTCCAAGCACGAGTTGATCGCGGACGAACCCCCCGAAAACGGAGGAGCCGATTTAGGACCTTCTCCCCATGAATATCTACTCCTGGCTCTCGGGGCCTGTACGGATATCACGATACGCATCTATGCGGAACGCAAAAAAATGGATCTTAAAAATGTTTCCGTCAAACTGAATCTCACAAAGGGAACCGACCATACGGATATAGAGCGGGTTGTGATTTTGGAAGGGAATCTAACGGAACAGGAAAGAACCAGACTCCTCCAGGTGGCCAATGCCTGTCCTGTTCATAAGGTATTGAGTAACCCGATCCATATAGATACGAAATTGGGCTAA
- a CDS encoding (4Fe-4S)-binding protein, with amino-acid sequence MSEVVKKYTNGEITVIWKPDVCIHSAICFRGLPAVFHPKKIPWVRLGETPSERIMDQIDRCPSGALSYIKNSEIKD; translated from the coding sequence ATGTCCGAGGTTGTAAAAAAATACACGAACGGGGAGATCACGGTTATTTGGAAGCCGGACGTATGTATACACTCTGCGATTTGTTTCCGCGGTTTACCTGCCGTTTTTCATCCGAAGAAAATTCCATGGGTCCGATTGGGAGAAACTCCGAGCGAAAGAATCATGGATCAGATCGATCGCTGTCCTTCCGGCGCTTTGAGTTATATTAAGAATTCGGAAATAAAGGATTGA
- a CDS encoding RICIN domain-containing protein, with the protein MKRKIVRHLSVLACVSLLCGMSFACSEKSSGSGSELLSALVNGLTPQKAENGGGLVSASSYFHTEIFPPHWLNWTTDGANPIETGTAFLTRGLKCSGRYCDDVNLLASESGYTQTNSWWTDWFSEEGTNYRICDNNGFVTGIKCSGSYCDNVSLKCSQLNNNNVRTGCYWTGPISEEDGGKFVAPESMYIAGASCNGRYCDSMALYLCQADNGGPNIDHDALAQQFAPRLRFDQETTTGSGDSGKCFPSDAGSYFTQRAAGASPQSLCNKDYSSISNNQVPIYYDTAQVGTNAVLIRYWFFYAWQSTCFLSFGSHAADWEGISVLVVNGQMKRVAFSQHSGWYSKEIGNFQVVDGTHPVGYVGKNAHGTFHDDGGSGGCLYFEDYRNPGGNDYHMDSWNNLVRLKRGSDAPDWMNCQGDACFDGIGHPMERGDWRSRAGCGSDGCGKSSVGGNIPFVNDPTGSDFSTIWAKHSGRVLDVGGASTSDSVNIWQWANLNADNQKWSLESTGDGYFKISAKHSGKCMDVKGASNAGGTNVVQYSCGSGSNQRFQLLSYGDGYFALQAKHSSQCLDIAGAAAGDGGLLIQWPCAWTDNEKFKFTP; encoded by the coding sequence ATGAAGAGAAAAATCGTTCGGCACCTTTCGGTGCTGGCTTGTGTTAGCCTTCTCTGCGGCATGTCGTTCGCATGCAGCGAGAAGAGTTCCGGGTCCGGGTCGGAATTATTATCCGCTCTTGTTAACGGACTTACCCCCCAAAAAGCGGAAAACGGAGGAGGACTGGTAAGCGCGAGCAGCTATTTCCACACCGAAATCTTCCCGCCCCATTGGTTGAATTGGACCACGGATGGAGCGAATCCGATCGAAACCGGAACTGCCTTCCTCACTCGCGGTTTAAAATGTAGCGGCCGTTATTGCGACGATGTGAACCTTCTCGCAAGCGAATCCGGATACACGCAGACCAATAGCTGGTGGACGGATTGGTTTTCCGAAGAAGGAACCAATTATCGTATTTGCGACAACAACGGATTCGTGACTGGAATCAAATGCTCCGGAAGCTATTGCGATAACGTTTCCTTGAAATGTTCGCAATTGAATAATAATAACGTAAGGACAGGATGCTACTGGACCGGACCGATCTCGGAAGAGGACGGCGGTAAATTCGTAGCTCCTGAATCCATGTATATTGCGGGCGCTAGTTGTAACGGCAGATATTGCGATAGTATGGCTCTCTACCTTTGCCAAGCGGATAACGGCGGACCCAATATCGATCACGACGCGTTGGCTCAGCAATTCGCCCCTCGTTTGAGATTCGATCAGGAGACCACGACAGGTTCCGGCGATTCCGGCAAATGTTTCCCAAGCGATGCGGGAAGTTATTTCACGCAGAGAGCCGCGGGAGCTTCTCCTCAATCCCTTTGCAATAAAGACTATTCTTCCATTAGCAATAACCAAGTGCCTATCTATTATGACACGGCTCAGGTTGGTACGAATGCGGTTCTGATTCGGTATTGGTTCTTTTATGCATGGCAAAGTACCTGTTTCCTAAGCTTCGGAAGCCATGCAGCAGACTGGGAAGGAATTTCTGTCTTAGTCGTGAACGGCCAAATGAAGAGAGTCGCTTTCTCCCAGCATTCCGGTTGGTATTCCAAAGAAATCGGTAATTTCCAAGTAGTAGATGGAACCCACCCTGTCGGTTACGTAGGTAAGAATGCTCACGGAACTTTCCATGACGACGGCGGATCCGGCGGATGCCTTTACTTCGAAGATTATAGAAATCCGGGCGGCAACGATTACCACATGGATTCTTGGAACAACTTAGTTCGTTTGAAAAGAGGTAGCGATGCTCCGGATTGGATGAATTGCCAAGGAGACGCATGCTTTGACGGTATCGGTCACCCGATGGAAAGAGGAGACTGGCGCTCCCGTGCGGGTTGCGGATCCGACGGATGCGGCAAATCTTCCGTGGGTGGAAATATTCCTTTCGTAAACGATCCTACTGGTTCCGATTTCTCCACGATTTGGGCCAAGCATAGCGGCAGGGTTCTGGATGTCGGAGGCGCAAGCACTTCTGACAGCGTGAATATCTGGCAATGGGCGAATCTAAATGCGGACAACCAAAAATGGTCCTTGGAATCTACCGGAGACGGTTATTTCAAAATCAGCGCCAAACATAGCGGTAAGTGTATGGATGTGAAGGGTGCGTCTAATGCAGGCGGGACCAATGTGGTCCAGTATTCCTGCGGAAGCGGATCCAACCAAAGATTCCAACTTCTATCCTATGGAGACGGATACTTCGCACTGCAAGCCAAGCATAGTAGCCAGTGTCTGGATATCGCAGGTGCGGCAGCCGGAGACGGCGGGCTCCTCATCCAATGGCCTTGCGCTTGGACGGATAACGAGAAGTTCAAATTTACCCCATAA
- a CDS encoding alpha-ketoglutarate-dependent dioxygenase AlkB family protein, with the protein MDLFSPILPLNLLPYEGVSEYYGSVLDKNTADSYFFRLLREIPWKNDEAIIFGKHIVTKRKVAWFGDSDYKYAYSNTIKTALSWTRDLSELKRIVESLSNSKFNSCLLNLYHSGEEGMAWHSDDEKALGKNSAIASLSLGAERRFLFRHKKTKEQVSILLESGSLLLMREETQDKWLHSLPKAKKILIPRINLTFRTMIPQE; encoded by the coding sequence ATGGATTTATTCTCCCCTATTCTTCCCTTGAATCTTCTACCTTATGAAGGCGTATCGGAATATTACGGATCCGTGTTGGATAAGAATACTGCCGACTCGTATTTTTTTCGATTACTACGGGAAATCCCTTGGAAAAACGACGAGGCGATTATCTTCGGCAAGCATATCGTTACCAAAAGGAAGGTCGCTTGGTTCGGAGATTCGGATTACAAGTATGCCTATTCGAATACGATTAAAACGGCACTTTCCTGGACCAGGGATTTGTCGGAACTAAAGAGAATCGTAGAATCCTTATCGAATAGCAAATTCAATTCTTGTCTCCTCAATCTGTATCATTCCGGAGAGGAAGGAATGGCCTGGCATAGCGACGACGAGAAGGCCCTGGGAAAGAATTCCGCCATAGCCTCTTTGAGCCTAGGAGCCGAGAGAAGATTTCTATTCAGGCATAAAAAGACGAAGGAACAAGTTTCCATTCTTCTAGAAAGCGGCAGCCTGCTACTGATGAGAGAAGAAACTCAGGACAAATGGCTGCATTCCTTACCCAAGGCCAAGAAAATACTCATACCTCGGATCAATTTGACTTTCCGCACAATGATCCCCCAAGAGTGA
- a CDS encoding methylated-DNA--[protein]-cysteine S-methyltransferase has translation MKEQDLTDFNRIAEAIDYIRKNFQKQPDLEKIAEKLHLSPYHFQRMFSDWAGVSPKKFLQYTTLEYAKKLLRQGRSTLLDAAFESGLSGTGRLHDLFVNIEGMTPGEYKNGGESLSINYRFSESSFGRIIIASTHKGICYLAFCDDQKKTFSELKSIFPNANFQEKTDTIQDDLLDFLNRDWKEWKRVKLHLKGTDFQIKVWESLLRIPPGSLTTYGDLAKSIGNPNASRAVGSAVGDNPVAFLIPCHRVIRSNGEFGEYHWGDSRKAAMIGWEAARLDKNLANESFSENAI, from the coding sequence ATGAAAGAGCAAGACCTCACCGATTTCAATCGAATCGCGGAAGCGATCGATTACATTCGTAAGAATTTTCAGAAACAGCCGGATCTCGAAAAGATCGCGGAGAAACTGCATCTCAGTCCCTATCATTTCCAGAGAATGTTCAGCGATTGGGCCGGAGTAAGTCCTAAAAAATTCCTTCAATATACCACTTTAGAATACGCGAAAAAACTGCTGAGACAAGGCAGGTCCACGTTACTCGATGCGGCCTTCGAATCCGGACTCTCCGGAACGGGAAGACTACATGATCTTTTCGTAAATATAGAAGGAATGACTCCCGGCGAATATAAAAACGGTGGGGAAAGTCTCTCCATAAATTACCGTTTCTCCGAAAGTTCTTTCGGTAGAATCATCATCGCTTCCACCCACAAAGGAATCTGCTATCTCGCATTCTGCGACGATCAAAAGAAGACTTTCTCGGAGCTTAAATCCATTTTCCCTAACGCGAATTTCCAGGAGAAAACGGATACGATCCAAGACGATCTTTTGGATTTTTTAAATAGGGATTGGAAGGAATGGAAGCGGGTCAAACTGCATTTGAAAGGCACGGATTTTCAAATTAAGGTTTGGGAATCTCTTTTAAGAATTCCTCCGGGGAGTCTTACAACTTACGGAGATCTCGCAAAAAGCATCGGCAACCCCAATGCCTCCAGAGCCGTAGGGAGCGCGGTCGGAGACAATCCGGTCGCCTTCCTCATTCCCTGCCATAGGGTGATTCGATCCAACGGAGAATTCGGGGAATACCACTGGGGAGATTCCCGTAAGGCTGCGATGATCGGATGGGAAGCGGCCAGATTGGACAAGAATCTTGCGAACGAGTCTTTCTCCGAAAACGCAATCTGA
- a CDS encoding lysophospholipid acyltransferase family protein: protein MHSKNHPSKNKNREKKTHPGSSKWARKALRWFGRIYGSLFYKTEAHGLENVPTEGTVLVLCKHQRNDDIPLGLAKALYHRRMDIWAIMKDSLASPMFFNFFLKCGGIPLNRTEPRKSKDDLLFAQKVLFQGNMLVIFPEQTTVPYKMGKGRPGGFRFIVGKLESPLPILCLGLDYKPRGFLRRTSLVVRAGELKYLQPDQDPEEFMHECMHEIARLTNMEYPFEYKKKASDSESDILEAVT, encoded by the coding sequence ATGCATTCCAAAAATCATCCAAGTAAAAACAAGAATCGCGAAAAGAAGACCCACCCGGGAAGTTCAAAATGGGCGAGAAAGGCTTTGCGTTGGTTCGGGAGAATCTACGGGAGCCTTTTTTATAAGACCGAGGCTCACGGTCTGGAAAATGTTCCTACGGAAGGAACCGTGCTCGTTCTTTGCAAGCACCAGAGGAACGACGATATTCCTTTGGGTCTGGCAAAGGCGCTCTACCATAGAAGAATGGACATTTGGGCGATCATGAAGGATTCTTTGGCTTCTCCTATGTTCTTTAACTTCTTCCTGAAATGCGGGGGGATTCCTCTGAACCGTACGGAACCTAGAAAAAGTAAGGACGATCTTCTGTTCGCTCAAAAGGTTCTTTTTCAAGGAAACATGTTGGTTATTTTTCCGGAGCAGACTACCGTTCCTTACAAAATGGGAAAAGGAAGACCTGGAGGTTTTCGTTTCATCGTGGGTAAGTTGGAATCGCCTCTGCCCATTTTATGTCTGGGATTGGATTACAAGCCTAGAGGTTTCTTGCGCAGAACCAGCTTAGTCGTTAGAGCGGGAGAATTGAAGTATCTGCAACCGGATCAGGATCCGGAAGAATTCATGCACGAATGTATGCATGAAATCGCGAGATTAACGAATATGGAATATCCTTTCGAATACAAGAAAAAGGCTTCCGATTCCGAATCCGATATTTTGGAAGCGGTCACCTGA
- a CDS encoding YegP family protein, translating to MSAKFEVYKDNSGKFRFRLKAGNGEIIAQGEAYESKQACLNGIESIKKNAPNANIVEV from the coding sequence ATGTCGGCGAAATTCGAAGTTTATAAAGACAATTCAGGCAAATTCAGATTTAGGCTCAAAGCAGGAAACGGAGAGATCATCGCTCAAGGCGAGGCTTACGAATCCAAGCAGGCTTGTTTGAACGGTATCGAATCCATAAAAAAGAACGCGCCTAACGCGAATATCGTAGAGGTCTGA
- a CDS encoding PP2C family protein-serine/threonine phosphatase — MHRYLGLLILPFLLGCLNSHNSPKVVQGVLDLSSWNFRSSGPVDLDGEWEFYWKKFLDPKESDRGDARASFIQVPGKWEKSGYGKEKNSGFGYASYRLRILLPSDREPYLCLKFASVSSSFRLYINGKEIVQGGSPGENPEHYKPGYRPGIFSFLSDKPETEILIQVSNFKYSNGSGLWNQIQLGPMEEIQKISQVSSVLDSITFGTLFAMAIYHFTFYLMRRRDSSAIFFALLCLCIAFRVTFYGERIFWNLIPFYQDYDFVVRGEILFLFLLLPGTVLYVKSVFRNEFERDIVFRTIFYLSIPLVIVPAIAPTEFFTRSFFINSLEFLMIGLLVYLFVKLSAMAFRKVDGARICLFSLLVNLSTVTNDVLYLNKIIDSVYLVPYGVLALVLSQCVLLASRFSKGFVMAENLGEELKELNVNLERIVVERTENLNESLKLLRADLSLAKKLQQKTLPKLNLNGKSLSIHPLYLPMSEIGGDYYDIFEVEPGYFRLFLVDATGHGVQAALLTMTIKAEFERLKTIKAEPSRILELLNAECIQKYQSINIIFSAVLADIDLNANMLYYSSAGHPAQIMKRKEDEADYIYSRGPIIGLKKNAVYKNLPIPLESGNRIFFFSDGIFEEFDQERREFGESRVLSLLSREVELREVAEGLISELKIFVGPKGLQDDVTLLAVEVL; from the coding sequence TTGCATCGTTATCTAGGCTTGCTAATCCTTCCCTTCCTACTCGGTTGTCTAAATAGCCATAATTCTCCCAAAGTGGTCCAAGGAGTTTTGGATCTTTCTTCTTGGAATTTCCGAAGTTCGGGTCCCGTCGATCTGGACGGCGAGTGGGAATTTTATTGGAAAAAGTTCTTAGATCCGAAAGAAAGCGACCGAGGCGATGCGAGAGCGAGCTTTATACAAGTTCCCGGAAAATGGGAAAAATCCGGTTACGGAAAAGAGAAAAACTCAGGCTTCGGTTATGCGAGTTATAGGCTGCGTATCCTTTTGCCTTCCGATAGAGAACCCTATCTTTGTCTGAAATTTGCGTCCGTGAGTTCTTCGTTTCGACTTTATATAAACGGAAAGGAAATCGTCCAAGGAGGAAGTCCGGGAGAAAATCCGGAACATTACAAACCCGGTTATAGACCGGGAATTTTCAGCTTCCTTTCGGACAAGCCGGAGACGGAAATACTCATCCAAGTATCCAATTTCAAATACTCGAACGGCTCCGGTTTATGGAATCAAATTCAATTAGGCCCGATGGAAGAGATCCAGAAAATTTCCCAGGTCTCCTCCGTTCTGGATTCCATCACATTCGGAACGCTTTTCGCGATGGCGATCTATCACTTTACGTTTTATTTAATGAGAAGAAGGGACTCTTCCGCGATCTTTTTCGCCTTGCTCTGCCTTTGCATCGCGTTTCGAGTCACGTTCTACGGAGAAAGGATCTTCTGGAACCTGATTCCTTTCTATCAAGACTACGATTTCGTAGTTAGAGGAGAGATCCTATTCTTGTTCTTACTTTTGCCAGGGACCGTTTTATACGTTAAGTCGGTCTTTCGAAACGAGTTCGAAAGGGACATCGTATTTAGGACGATTTTTTATCTAAGCATCCCACTCGTGATCGTCCCCGCGATCGCTCCTACCGAATTCTTCACCCGGTCCTTTTTTATCAATTCTTTGGAATTTCTGATGATAGGACTACTGGTCTATCTGTTTGTCAAATTAAGCGCGATGGCTTTTCGAAAAGTAGACGGAGCGAGAATCTGTCTATTCAGCCTACTCGTGAATCTTTCCACGGTTACAAACGACGTACTTTATTTAAACAAGATCATCGATTCGGTCTACTTGGTTCCTTACGGAGTTCTCGCCCTGGTTCTCTCCCAATGCGTTCTACTCGCCTCCCGCTTCTCCAAAGGATTCGTGATGGCCGAAAATCTAGGGGAAGAATTGAAGGAGCTGAACGTAAATTTGGAAAGAATCGTGGTGGAGAGAACGGAGAATCTGAACGAATCCTTGAAGCTACTCCGAGCGGACCTCTCCCTGGCCAAGAAATTACAACAGAAAACCCTACCTAAGTTGAATCTGAACGGTAAGAGCCTATCCATTCATCCCCTATATCTTCCCATGTCGGAGATCGGCGGGGATTATTACGATATCTTCGAAGTGGAGCCCGGATATTTCCGATTATTCCTCGTGGATGCGACGGGACACGGAGTCCAGGCGGCGCTCTTAACCATGACGATCAAGGCGGAATTCGAAAGATTGAAAACGATCAAGGCGGAGCCGTCTCGTATATTAGAACTTCTGAATGCGGAATGCATCCAGAAATACCAGAGCATCAATATCATATTTTCCGCTGTGCTTGCAGATATAGATCTGAACGCCAATATGCTGTATTATTCTTCCGCAGGTCACCCGGCCCAAATAATGAAACGTAAAGAGGACGAGGCGGATTATATATACTCCAGGGGGCCCATCATCGGTCTGAAAAAGAACGCGGTTTATAAGAATTTGCCTATTCCCCTGGAATCCGGAAATCGCATCTTCTTTTTTTCGGACGGCATATTCGAAGAATTCGACCAAGAAAGAAGGGAATTCGGAGAGAGTCGGGTATTATCCCTATTGAGTCGGGAAGTGGAACTGAGAGAAGTTGCAGAAGGACTGATATCGGAATTAAAGATATTTGTGGGACCGAAAGGGCTCCAGGACGACGTCACTTTGTTAGCGGTGGAAGTTCTATAA
- a CDS encoding sensor histidine kinase: MQTRPGTYYVLLFACILVFACGCSSPKSISAKKGSLDLSALDFDSHQTIRLDGEWEYYPNRFLVPDAEKKEKDLGDTRYISVPSVWDLETDGKTGHGFASYRLQIRGKKKERLALYLPDIGTSYVLYVNGSRIAGAGKVGETAESSSASYNPQIAILPNDTDLDIILHVSNFSNRWGGLWNFIVLGDVSDIIQYSSRKFGVDLILFAVSSCMFVYHLFLFFFRRQEKAPLYFSVYCFWILLRVMSTGERILYSMFSFLPWDFLNRIEYLSIYLAGVALYSFLHRLCPTEFWRRFGFYLNLPLFVSSAAVVILPNEYYTLTLMPLSYYVFATTAPIWAILLGYGVWKRNEGALFLFIAYIIDMVLTYNDIFLVLGFLDTTYLIPYALVFLVVSYSLLISKLFSASFERSRILSLRMKSLVSSTREIMLSTSHSEAAGSTLGILHQNFGIDNNAYIYIAEGEGAVWTRYTISKFGNPIESENISGEDLERSYGVPWERISEPFWKEGRMILPILSDSHRLLLSLPSSSRLEEESQMDWLQGIAYALFLSIQNVSRQDREKLAILGELSAEIVHDIGHHIMLIQQNLKTMENGTSEEMVAALQRTKKETDALTNLSYDILDFSKNRIILDLRSVDIRKFFQEIERDLYLYFRSMRGDFELRCKVSASGEFRLDPLRIRRLIFNLAKNSIEAIEGEVDFSVLIEKESEVLYMIFQDNGPGLSEEAKSMLFHSSLDSKKPHGAGLGLSIVRKIAVAHGGEVIVDSEPGKGSRFTVLLPS; this comes from the coding sequence ATGCAAACGCGCCCGGGAACCTATTACGTTCTGCTATTCGCGTGCATTCTAGTCTTCGCTTGCGGATGCTCCTCTCCAAAGTCCATTTCCGCAAAAAAGGGAAGCTTGGATCTTTCCGCTTTGGATTTCGATTCTCATCAGACGATTCGTTTGGACGGAGAATGGGAATATTACCCGAATCGGTTCCTTGTTCCGGATGCAGAAAAGAAGGAAAAAGACCTCGGTGATACCCGTTACATTTCCGTGCCTTCCGTTTGGGATCTGGAAACGGACGGAAAAACGGGTCACGGATTTGCTTCGTATAGATTGCAAATCCGGGGCAAAAAAAAAGAAAGGCTGGCCTTATATCTTCCGGATATCGGAACCTCTTACGTCCTTTACGTAAACGGGAGTCGTATCGCGGGAGCAGGCAAAGTGGGTGAAACCGCAGAATCCTCTTCCGCTTCGTATAATCCTCAGATAGCGATTTTGCCGAACGATACGGATCTGGATATAATATTACATGTTTCTAATTTTTCAAACCGATGGGGAGGCCTTTGGAATTTCATCGTTTTGGGCGATGTATCCGATATTATCCAGTATTCCAGCCGTAAGTTCGGAGTGGATCTGATACTTTTTGCCGTGTCGAGTTGTATGTTCGTATACCACCTTTTCCTATTCTTCTTTCGGAGACAAGAAAAGGCCCCTCTCTATTTTTCCGTGTATTGCTTCTGGATCCTGTTGCGAGTAATGAGCACCGGAGAAAGGATTCTTTATAGTATGTTCTCCTTTCTCCCTTGGGATTTTTTGAATCGAATCGAGTATTTGAGTATTTATCTGGCAGGCGTTGCGTTATACTCCTTTTTGCATCGACTTTGTCCTACCGAGTTTTGGAGAAGGTTCGGTTTCTATCTGAACCTTCCTCTTTTCGTTTCTTCCGCTGCGGTAGTAATTCTTCCAAACGAATATTATACTTTGACTCTAATGCCTCTTTCCTATTATGTATTCGCCACTACCGCTCCGATTTGGGCGATTCTTCTCGGCTACGGTGTCTGGAAGAGGAATGAAGGGGCTTTATTCTTATTCATAGCCTATATCATAGATATGGTGCTAACTTATAACGACATATTCTTGGTTCTGGGATTTCTGGATACGACCTATCTCATACCTTATGCGTTGGTGTTTCTCGTAGTATCTTATTCTCTCCTGATCTCCAAATTATTTTCCGCCTCCTTCGAGCGTTCCCGTATTCTCTCCCTTAGGATGAAATCCTTGGTTTCTTCCACTCGGGAAATCATGCTTTCCACCTCTCATTCGGAGGCAGCGGGTTCCACCTTGGGAATTCTGCATCAAAATTTCGGAATAGATAATAACGCTTACATATACATCGCCGAGGGAGAAGGAGCGGTTTGGACGCGTTATACGATTTCTAAGTTCGGAAATCCGATCGAATCGGAAAATATATCCGGAGAGGATTTGGAAAGAAGTTACGGAGTCCCGTGGGAAAGGATTTCGGAACCGTTTTGGAAAGAAGGGAGGATGATTCTTCCCATTTTGAGCGATTCCCATCGACTTTTACTCAGTTTGCCTTCGTCTAGCCGTCTTGAGGAAGAATCGCAGATGGATTGGCTGCAGGGGATCGCTTACGCTCTCTTTCTCTCCATCCAGAACGTATCCAGACAGGATAGGGAAAAGCTCGCGATTTTGGGGGAACTTTCCGCGGAAATCGTCCATGATATCGGACATCATATTATGTTAATACAGCAGAATCTTAAAACGATGGAAAACGGAACTTCTGAGGAGATGGTTGCCGCACTCCAGCGGACCAAAAAAGAAACGGACGCTCTGACGAATTTGTCCTACGATATTTTGGATTTTTCCAAGAATAGAATCATATTGGATCTTCGCTCCGTGGATATCCGGAAATTCTTTCAGGAAATTGAAAGGGATTTGTATCTCTACTTCCGATCCATGCGGGGAGATTTCGAATTGCGATGCAAGGTCTCCGCTTCCGGAGAGTTCAGGTTGGATCCCTTGAGGATCCGTAGGCTCATCTTCAATTTGGCTAAAAATTCCATCGAGGCGATCGAAGGGGAAGTCGATTTTTCTGTACTCATAGAAAAGGAATCCGAAGTATTGTACATGATTTTCCAAGACAATGGCCCGGGACTTAGCGAGGAGGCGAAGTCTATGCTGTTTCATTCTTCTTTGGATAGTAAGAAACCCCACGGGGCGGGGCTCGGATTATCCATAGTGCGTAAAATCGCGGTAGCTCACGGAGGAGAAGTAATAGTGGATTCCGAACCCGGAAAGGGGAGTCGGTTTACCGTGCTTCTGCCGAGTTAA
- a CDS encoding response regulator, which translates to MAPRNSKKIFLIDDHALVRSGLKAEIESDGTYQVSGTASSIREGIKIMSFSPVDLLICDVSLQGENGIQEFQSLKSKFPELKIVFLTMHKDWSYLQDAVAAGADGYLLKSDSTDSILSSIKKVFAGGRVFPGEIANFSYNPIQIEEAREAVQKLTKREKDILAHLAKGKLNREIAENLELSVRTVETHRASILKKLQIENTVELTRLLVQLKSLNFL; encoded by the coding sequence ATGGCTCCTCGGAATTCCAAAAAAATATTCCTCATCGACGATCACGCCTTGGTTCGTTCCGGACTCAAGGCGGAGATCGAATCCGACGGAACTTACCAAGTAAGCGGTACCGCTTCTTCCATCCGAGAAGGAATCAAAATCATGTCCTTCTCGCCCGTTGACCTTCTTATCTGCGATGTTTCCCTACAGGGAGAAAACGGAATTCAGGAATTCCAATCCTTAAAAAGCAAATTTCCCGAGTTGAAGATCGTCTTCCTTACGATGCATAAGGACTGGTCTTATCTGCAAGACGCCGTAGCCGCGGGCGCCGACGGATATCTCTTAAAAAGCGATTCTACCGATTCCATTCTTTCCTCCATTAAAAAGGTTTTTGCGGGAGGAAGAGTTTTTCCGGGAGAGATAGCGAACTTCAGTTATAATCCCATCCAGATCGAGGAAGCCAGGGAGGCGGTTCAAAAATTGACAAAACGCGAAAAGGATATTTTAGCCCATCTGGCAAAAGGTAAGCTCAACCGGGAAATCGCGGAAAATTTGGAATTAAGCGTAAGAACTGTGGAGACTCACAGGGCTTCTATATTAAAAAAATTGCAAATAGAAAACACGGTCGAACTTACGAGACTGCTCGTCCAACTCAAATCCTTGAATTTTCTTTAA